The DNA region ATCACGCCTCCCACACAATATGACCACTGGTCATATTACTGTGATGCGCGACACAGTCAAGGGGCCGGCGTCACTCCAGCGGCTTGAGATCCTGCAGCAGGGTGGGCAGCAGTTCACTCACGGTCGGATGGATGTGCATGGTGCGCGAGATCGCGGTATAGGGCAGTCCGGCGGTCATCACGTCGAGCAGCGTGTGGACCACCTCGTCGCCGCCGACACCCAGGATCGCCGCCCCGAGGATCTGCTCGGTCTCCGCGTCCACGAGGACCTTCATGAACCCGTGGGTCTCACCTTTCTCCACCGCGCGCCCGACACGCGTCATCGGCCGGGTGGCCACCAGCGCCTTCCGACCCGATCGGCGCACGTCGTCGACACTCATGCCGGCACGGCCCAGCGGCGGGTCGATATAGAGCGCGTAGGTGGTGATGCGGTCGCTGACCCGGCGCGGGTCATCGTCGAGCAAGTTGGCGGCGACGATCTCGAAATCGTTGTAGGAGGTGTGGGTGAAGGCGCCGCGTCCGTTGCAGTCGCCCATCGCCCAGATGTGCTCGACACTGGTGCGCAAGTGGTCATCAACGACGATGTAACCCCGGCCGTCGGTCTGGACGCCGGCCGCGTCCAGACCGAGGTCGTCGGTGTTGGGTCGCCGCCCCACCGCCACCAGCAGGTGGGTGCCGGTGACCGGGTCGGCGTTGCGGCTCGGAGTGAGCGTGAAACCGTTGTCCTGCTTGGTGATCCGGATGTCGTCGGCGCCGACGACGACCTGGATGCCCTCGGCCTGCAGGATGTCGCGGATCGCCGCGGCGACATCGGGGTCCTCGCGTGAGGTCAGCCGGGCGCCCTTCTCGATGACGGTGACCTCCGCTCCGAAACGGCGGTACATCTGGGCGAACTCCAAAGCGATGTAACTGCCACCGATGACGACCAGATGCTCGGGCACCACGTCGAGGTTCAAGATTCCGGTGTTGGTCAGGTAGTCGACGTCGTCGAGCCCCGGTAGGTCTGGGACGACGGCGCGCCCACCGACGTTGAGGAAGATGCGATCGGCCTGCAGCACCTGCTCATCGACGCGCAGCGTATGCGGGTCGATGAAGCGGGCATGGCCGCGGATCAGGGTCGCGCCGTCCATGCCCTCCAACCACGATTCGACGTCCTCACGGTTGCCTCCGCTGATGCGGTCTTTGCGCGCCTTGACCGCGGCCATGTCCACGGCGACCGGTCCGGTGCCCACCCCGTAATCGGCTCCGCGCCGCGCCAGGTGGGCGGCGTGCGCACTGGCGATCATCGTCTTGGTCGGGATGCAGCCGTAGTTCACGCACGTACCGCCGACGAGTTTGCGTTCGATGACCGCGACGTTGTGACCGGCGGCGGTGAGCCGTCCGGCCAGCGGCGGTCCGGCCTGCCCGGCGCCCACGATGATGGCGTCGAAATGCTGTGTCATCGTCGCGGCCTAGACGAGGCTGACCAGGAACACGACCAGGAAGGCCCCGCCGACGGCGATGACATCTTCTCCGATCGCGCCCGGTCGGTCTCTGCCGTTGTTGCGCTCGGCCAATCGTCGGCGTAACTCGGCTCCGGCCAACGTGCCCAGGACCGCGCCGACGATGCCGGCACCGGCGCCGATGAAGGTGTGGAAGAAGGCGCTGCCGATCACCGCCCCCGCGAAGCCACCGCTGAGCAGCCGGGCGATGAACTGCGCGGGCACGCGACGACTGGGCGTGTTGGGTAACTGGTCGGTGACCAGCTCGGCCAGCAAGAAGATCGTCAGTACCGTGACGGTGATCGGGTGGGCCATCCACTCCGACCACTTGTCGCCGACGTCGATCCAGCCGAACATCGTGCCCCAGGCCACGACCGCAGGTGCGGTCATCGCCCGCAACCCGGCAATGACACCGATGAGCAACGCCAATATCAGAACGAGTACCTGGGTCAAGAGGACCTCCGGGCGGTGAATGATCACCCGGACGCTAACACGCAGGCCGGTGTCGTGTGCGCCTGTCGATCTAAAAGCGACAGAACCGGATGTCGGTGGCCAGGATCGCCTTGGCGCCGATGGCGGCCAGCTCGTCCATGATCGAGTTCACCTCGCGGCGCGGCACCAGCGCGCGCACCGCCACCCACGCCTCATCGGCCAGGGGGGCGATCGTCGGCGACTCCAGCCCCGGTGTCACCTCGATGGCCCTGTTGAGAACCGTTCGGGGACAGTCATAGTCCAACATCAGGTACTTCTGGCCGAAGACCACACCCTGTACCCGGGCGGCCAGTTGGTCGCGCGCGGCTGCATTGTTCTCGGCTCCGTCCTGCTCGATCAGCACCGCTTCGGAATCACAGAGCGGCTCGCCGAAGGCCACCAGGTTGTGCAGACCCAGGGTGCGTCCCGAACCGACGACATCGGCGATCGCGTCGGCAACCCCGAGTGCCACCGAGATCTCCACGGCCCCATCGAGTCTGATCACTGTGGCATCGACTCCGTTGGCGGCCAGGTCTTTCCGCACCAGGTTGGGAAAAGCTGTGGCGATGCGCTTGCCGTCGAGGTCGTTGACGCTCCAGTCCTGCCCGGCAGGCGCCGCATAGCGAAACGTCGACGATCCGAAGCCCAGCGCCAACCGCTCGCGGACCGGCGCGTCGGATTCCCAGGCCAGGTCGCGTCCGGTGATGCCGAAGTCCAGCTGCCCCGAACCGACGTAGATCGCGATGTCCTTGGGCCGCAGGAAGAAGAACTCGACTCCGTTGGCCGGGTCCACCACGGTCAGGTCCTTGGTGTCGGTGCGACGGCGATAGCCCGCCTCCGACAGGATGGCCGAGGCGGGTTCACTGAGCGTGCCCTTGTTGGGAACAGCAACACGCAACATGTCACAACTTCCCGTAGACGTCGTCGAGGGTGAGCCCGCGTGAAAGCATCAGCACCTGCGTCCAGTACAGCAGCTGGCTGATCTCCTCGGCGAGATCTTCGTCGCTTTCGTGCTCGGCGGCCAGCCAGACCTCGCCGGCCTCCTCCAGGATCTTCTTGCCGATACCGTGTACACCGCCGTCCAACGCGGCCACGGTGCCGCTTCCGGCAGGACGGGTGCGCGCGCGCTCACTGAGTTCGGCGAACAACGCATCGAAGGTCTTCACGGCAGGCGATTGTGTCATGCCTGGCAGCCCGCGGTCACGCCGGTTTGCCCGGGACAAGTCAGTTCGGGGCGGGATGGCTTCCGTAGTGCAGGACCTCGCGGTGCATGTCCTCAAGGTGCTTGCCTTTGGTCTCCTCCACCCATTTCCACACGAACAGGAAGGACAGCACCGCGCACAGCGCGTAGAAACCGTAGGCGGCGCCGAGCACGTCGCGAAGCCCCGGGAAGGTGACGGTGATCGCCCAGTTGGCCATCCACTGCCCGGCGGCAGCCAGGCCCAGTGCTGCGGCCCGGATCCGGTTCGGGAACATCTCGCCCAGCAGCACCCACACCACCGGTCCCCAGGACATGCCGAACGCCACCACGAAGAGGTTGGCGGCGATCAGCGCGATCGGTCCTGCGGCACCGTCCAGCTGAGGCTGGCCGCCGACCTGCGGCGCCGTGCCGAAGATGACCGCCATGGTGCCCAGGGTCAGCGCCATGCCGCTGGAACCGATCAGCAGCAACGGTTTCCGGCCGATCTTGTCGATCAGGGCGATCGCGATGAGCGTGGTCACGATGTTGGTCACCGAGGTGATCACGGTGATCAAGAACGCCTGACTCTCGTCGAAACCGACCGCCTCCCACAACACATTCGAGTAGTAGAAGATCACGTTGATGCCGACGAACTGCTGGAAGATCGACAGGCCCAGGCCGACCCAGACGATGCCGTAGAGCCCGCCGGTCGGTTTGCGCAGATCTCGCCACGACGGCGGTTTTTCGGCCTGCAGCGACTCCTGGATGCGGGTGATCGTGATTTCCAGGTTCTTCTCCCCCAGCAGCATCGACAGCACGCGCCGGGCCTCGGGGATCCGGTATCTGGCCACCAGATAACGGGGCGACTCGGGAATGGTGTACGCCAGCAGGCCGTACGCGACGGCCGGGATGGCCTCGGCCAGGAACATCCAGCGCCAGGCTTCCAGCCCCAGCCACAGTTCCTCCCGCGAACCGCCGGCCAGGTGCGCGAGCAAGAAGTCGATGGCCAGCGCCAGGAAGATCCCGGTGACGATTGCCAACTGCTGCAGCGAGCCCAGCCTGCCCCGGATATTCGGCGGTGCCGTCTCGGCGATGTAGGCCGGGGCGATCACCGAGGCGATGCCGACCGCGACGCCACCCACGATCCGGAAGGCCACCAACAGCCAGATGTCGTTGGCCAGCCCGGTGACCAGGGCGCTGACCAGGAACAGCAGCGCGGCGATGCGCATGACCTGCAACCGGCCGATGCGATCGGCGAGGCGGCCCGCGGTCAGCGCCCCGAGCACACAGCCCAGCAGCGCCGACGCGACGGCGAAGCCGAGGGTGGCATTGTCGACTTCGAAGTGGTCCTGGACAGCCGACACGGCGCCGTTGATCACTGCGCTGTCGTAGCCGAACAAAAACCCACCGAGGGCGGCGACGCCGGCGACCCGGACCACCCGTCCGGTGATGTACTCCGATTCGTACTCAGCCCCGCCGGAAGATTCGATCGCGCCGTCGGTTGCCATCTCGACCCCTTCCGCGGTGCTGTGACCCGAGTCACTTATTGAAGCACCGCGGTGGGCCTCACGCGGTTCGTTCGCCGAACTCCAGGCTCAGCGCGGCATGGACTGCCCGCAGCGCGGCGGCATCGAGCGCGCCGAGCGATCCGATATGACGTCGCCGCGGTCCCTGCGGCACCGGCACGTCGTTGGGAACTACCAGCACCGGGCACCCGGCTCTCTCGGCTGCCGCAGCACCGGTGACCGAGTCCTCCACGGCCAGACACGCTTCGGGTGACAGCCCCAGCAGCTGCGCTGCCCGCAGATACGGGTCGGGCGCAGGTTTACCCAAGGGCACCTCGTCCCCACACACCGTCACCGAGAAGTAATGCCTGCCAATGCTGTTCAGCGCGCGGTCGGTCAAAAACCGCTGGGTGTTGGTGACCAACGCCATCGGGGTCCGTTCGGCAGCAAGCACTTCCAAGAGTTCTCTGGCGCCTTCACACCAGGGAAGGCCGCCGTCGAACAGGTCGGCGGTGTAGTCATGCAACCACCGACTCTCGACCGCCATCGCCGCCGGATCGGGGTCCAGACCGAGGTCGGCGAAGACGGTGCGCACAGTGTTCTCGGCTGAACTACCCACCAGTGCGGTACGGATGTCTGCCGAGAGCGTGCTGCCGTACTTCTCGTACAGCGCAGCCAGCGAGACGTCCCACAGCTTTTCGGAGTCGACGAGCGTGCCATCCATGTCGAACAGCACTGCTCTCATGGCTTCGATTGTCGTCGGCGGGTTCGGCTAGCGTCAAATCATGACCATCCTCGTCACCGGAGCAACTGGAAACATCGGCCGTCTCGTCGTCAACTACCTGATCGACTTGGGCGCCAACGATATCCGAGCACTGACGAAGGACCCCGCCAGGGCAAACCTGCCCGACGGTGTGACGGCGATCACGGGTTACCTCGGTGACCCGGACTCGCTGCCTGCGGCGCTGGAAGGCGTGGCGTCGATGTATCTGGCACCACTGCCCTCGACGTTGGACACCACCCTCGAGCTCGCCGGACAAGCCGGAGTCGGGTACATCGTGGCGCTGTCCGGAGGCGCGCATTGGCAACAACACGCCGATACGATCGCCGCGTCAGGCCTGGTCAACACCCAACTCGGGCCCGGTGAGTTTCTGGAGAACTTCGGCATGTGGGCTGAGCCGATCAAGGCCGCGCGCACCGTGCGGGAACCCTACCCCGATGTCGTCCAGGCGCCGATTTCGATGGACGACATCGCGCGAGTGGCCGCGGCACTTCTGGTCAGGCCCGAACAGACGCACTTCGGCCAGATGTATGAGCTCACCGGTCCCCAAGCGCTCACCCGTGCGCAGATAGCCGAGCAGATCGGCGTAGGCATCGGCGTCGACGTCGCATTCCAGACGTGCAGCCGCGAGGAAGCCGAGCAGGCACTGCGACCGATCATGGGCGACCAGGCCGGCTGGTACCTGGACCTGATGGCCGACGGCCCTGCCCAACAGGCCAACGGCCTCGTCGCCGAGCTCACCGGGACACCCGCCGAATCAGTGGCGCAGTGGGCTGCGCGCAACGCCGAGTTGTTCACCTGACAGCCCCCGCAGGCGACTGAGCCGGCTGGACAACGTCGCGCTCAGTCCTCCGGGTTGTAGCCGAGGTTAGGAGCCAGCCAGCGTTCGGCCTCGACCAGGGTCCAGCCCTTGCGCCTGGCGTAGTCGGCGACCTGGTCCTGGGCCAGCCGGCCGACCACGAAGTACTGCGATTGCGGATGCGAGAAGTACCAGCCGCTGACGGCGGCACCGGGCCACATCGCCATCGACTCGGTCAACTCGATACCGGTCCGCTCCTTGACGTCCATCAAGTCGAACAGCGTCGCCTTCTCGGTGTGCTCCGGGCAGGCCGGGTAGCCCGGGGCCGGACGGATTCCCACGTACTTCTCACCGATGAGCGCCTCGTTGTCCAGTTGCTCGTCGGGCTGGTATCCCCAGAACTCCTTGCGGACCCGTTGGTGCATCCGTTCGGCGAAAGCCTCGGCCAGCCGGTCGGCCAGCGATTCCAGCAGGATCGCGTTGTAGTCGTCGTGCGCCGCTTTGAATTCGGCGATCTTGTCGTGGCTGCCGAGCCCGGCAGTGACGGCGAAGGCTCCGACATAGTCGGCCAGACCGGTGTCTTTGGGTGCGACGTAATCACCCAGGGACCGGTTGGGAATGCCGTCGCGGTGCTGACCCTGCTGACGCAGGTTGTGCAAGGTCGTCAGCACCTGGGTTCGGGTCTCATCGGTGTAGACCTCGACGTCGTCTCCCACCGCGTTGGCGGGGAAGAACCCGATCACCCCGTTGGCGGTCAGCCACTTCTCCTTGATCAGAGTGTCGAGCATCTCCTGGGCGTCGTCATAGAGCTTGCGCGCAGTCTCGCCCGAGGCCGGGTTGTTGAGGATGTCGGGAAAACGGCCCTTCATCTCCCAAGCGTTGAAAAACGGTTGCCAATCGATGTATTCGCGTAGTTCGGCAAGGTCGTAGTCCTCGAATTCCCGAACACC from Mycobacterium sp. SMC-4 includes:
- a CDS encoding FAD-containing oxidoreductase, which encodes MTQHFDAIIVGAGQAGPPLAGRLTAAGHNVAVIERKLVGGTCVNYGCIPTKTMIASAHAAHLARRGADYGVGTGPVAVDMAAVKARKDRISGGNREDVESWLEGMDGATLIRGHARFIDPHTLRVDEQVLQADRIFLNVGGRAVVPDLPGLDDVDYLTNTGILNLDVVPEHLVVIGGSYIALEFAQMYRRFGAEVTVIEKGARLTSREDPDVAAAIRDILQAEGIQVVVGADDIRITKQDNGFTLTPSRNADPVTGTHLLVAVGRRPNTDDLGLDAAGVQTDGRGYIVVDDHLRTSVEHIWAMGDCNGRGAFTHTSYNDFEIVAANLLDDDPRRVSDRITTYALYIDPPLGRAGMSVDDVRRSGRKALVATRPMTRVGRAVEKGETHGFMKVLVDAETEQILGAAILGVGGDEVVHTLLDVMTAGLPYTAISRTMHIHPTVSELLPTLLQDLKPLE
- a CDS encoding DUF4126 family protein, with product MTQVLVLILALLIGVIAGLRAMTAPAVVAWGTMFGWIDVGDKWSEWMAHPITVTVLTIFLLAELVTDQLPNTPSRRVPAQFIARLLSGGFAGAVIGSAFFHTFIGAGAGIVGAVLGTLAGAELRRRLAERNNGRDRPGAIGEDVIAVGGAFLVVFLVSLV
- the hisG gene encoding ATP phosphoribosyltransferase, coding for MLRVAVPNKGTLSEPASAILSEAGYRRRTDTKDLTVVDPANGVEFFFLRPKDIAIYVGSGQLDFGITGRDLAWESDAPVRERLALGFGSSTFRYAAPAGQDWSVNDLDGKRIATAFPNLVRKDLAANGVDATVIRLDGAVEISVALGVADAIADVVGSGRTLGLHNLVAFGEPLCDSEAVLIEQDGAENNAAARDQLAARVQGVVFGQKYLMLDYDCPRTVLNRAIEVTPGLESPTIAPLADEAWVAVRALVPRREVNSIMDELAAIGAKAILATDIRFCRF
- a CDS encoding phosphoribosyl-ATP diphosphatase produces the protein MTQSPAVKTFDALFAELSERARTRPAGSGTVAALDGGVHGIGKKILEEAGEVWLAAEHESDEDLAEEISQLLYWTQVLMLSRGLTLDDVYGKL
- a CDS encoding sugar porter family MFS transporter — protein: MATDGAIESSGGAEYESEYITGRVVRVAGVAALGGFLFGYDSAVINGAVSAVQDHFEVDNATLGFAVASALLGCVLGALTAGRLADRIGRLQVMRIAALLFLVSALVTGLANDIWLLVAFRIVGGVAVGIASVIAPAYIAETAPPNIRGRLGSLQQLAIVTGIFLALAIDFLLAHLAGGSREELWLGLEAWRWMFLAEAIPAVAYGLLAYTIPESPRYLVARYRIPEARRVLSMLLGEKNLEITITRIQESLQAEKPPSWRDLRKPTGGLYGIVWVGLGLSIFQQFVGINVIFYYSNVLWEAVGFDESQAFLITVITSVTNIVTTLIAIALIDKIGRKPLLLIGSSGMALTLGTMAVIFGTAPQVGGQPQLDGAAGPIALIAANLFVVAFGMSWGPVVWVLLGEMFPNRIRAAALGLAAAGQWMANWAITVTFPGLRDVLGAAYGFYALCAVLSFLFVWKWVEETKGKHLEDMHREVLHYGSHPAPN
- a CDS encoding HAD family phosphatase translates to MRAVLFDMDGTLVDSEKLWDVSLAALYEKYGSTLSADIRTALVGSSAENTVRTVFADLGLDPDPAAMAVESRWLHDYTADLFDGGLPWCEGARELLEVLAAERTPMALVTNTQRFLTDRALNSIGRHYFSVTVCGDEVPLGKPAPDPYLRAAQLLGLSPEACLAVEDSVTGAAAAERAGCPVLVVPNDVPVPQGPRRRHIGSLGALDAAALRAVHAALSLEFGERTA
- a CDS encoding SDR family oxidoreductase → MTILVTGATGNIGRLVVNYLIDLGANDIRALTKDPARANLPDGVTAITGYLGDPDSLPAALEGVASMYLAPLPSTLDTTLELAGQAGVGYIVALSGGAHWQQHADTIAASGLVNTQLGPGEFLENFGMWAEPIKAARTVREPYPDVVQAPISMDDIARVAAALLVRPEQTHFGQMYELTGPQALTRAQIAEQIGVGIGVDVAFQTCSREEAEQALRPIMGDQAGWYLDLMADGPAQQANGLVAELTGTPAESVAQWAARNAELFT